The genomic stretch ATAGGTGGCCGATTTGCTTCGGAATAGGTGGCCGGAATGCTTCGGAATCGGTGGCCGATTTGGGCCGGAATACGCACTTGTAAAAATGGGATACGGTGGCACTAGGGAAGATGCGGGAAAGGCAGTTGGAAAAACAGGTGATGGTGGAATTGATGGTATCATAAAAGAAGATAGGCTTGGTCTTGATATCATCTATATCCAAGCAAAGCGATGGGACGGGGCTGTTGGCCGCCCGGAAGTGCAAAAATTTGCAGGGGCGTTGCAAGGCCACCGAGCAAAGAAAGGAATTTTCATCACAACATCTGCCTTTTCAAAAGAAGCCAAAGAATATGTAGCACAGATTGATAGCAAAATCGTCCTAATAGACGGGCAAACTCTTGCAAATCTTATGATAGAGTTTAATGTTGGGGTATCCCCAATTGCATCATACGAGATAAAAAAGATTGATTCAGACTACTTTGTTGAGGAATAAGGCAGGATATAAATATAGAATAGCATTTTTACGTGTGCTAGAATAATTTAAGCGTATGGCAGTTGAGGTATATATGAGAGAAGAAGCTAAGCTATGGCTTGATGATGCCAGATATGATCTTGATAGTGCACAAGATTTATTTAGGAGTGCGCGCTATAACTATGCAGTATGGCTCGCCAGGCAATCGTCCGAAAAGGCGCTTAAGGCAGCCTATCTAATTGCACTAAGAAAACCTATCCCTAAGTCACATAACCTAATGGAGCTAGCTCGTGGGTTAGGCTGGGATATTCCTCCAGCCATAAGCGAGCACCTCCAATTCTTAAATCCACACTATACGGTTACTCGTTATGTAGATGCTGCCGTCGGCAAGCCATCCGATCTTTATGATGAGGCAATCGCAAGCGAGGCGATTGAGAAATCTAAGGAGGTCTTGGATTGGATACAAGACAATCTCAAGATATCGTAGAGCAGATAAGAGAATTTCTTAAGAAAATTGGAGCCGAGGAGGCAATACTTTTTGGGTCAAGGGCAAGAGGCGATGCTCTTGAGACCAGCGATGTCGACCTTATAATTATTGATGATAAATTCGCCGACATTTCCTTCCCGCGCCGACTTATATCTATAAGTCGACACTGGACACTGCCATACTTCCTGGAGGCGCTACCATATACGCATGCCGAGTTTGAGAGGCTATCAAAAACACGCGGCGTGATTGTCGATGCGTTAAAGAACGGCATACGAATAAAAGCTGCCTAACCTAACCAACGGTGACAGGCACTGGGCAGTTTATCTACCAGGCAATATACCTTATTCTTGCTTAAAAAGTGTGCGATTGTGAAATATTAAGTAGCTAAAAATTAAATAGCCAAAAATTAAAAAGCCTTTAGAGGCTATAGCCTGCAGGGTTCACAATCACACACTTTTTTGTTGATTATTCTCTATATACGCTGGTTAGAGATTTGAGCGGTGCCTGTCACCGTGAAAAAAGATTAGTTAGGTGTGTCATAAATGGAATGCAATATTAATGCAAACAAGCAAAAATGCAGCTGTACCTATGAGCCATGCTCGCGCAAAGGGAAGTGTTGCGCCTGCTTAACCTACCACCAGAGGTCTCGCGAGCTACCAGCTTGCTTCTTCCCGCCGGAAGTGGAACGGACTTATGACCGTTCCATAAGAAAATTTATAGAGATAAATTCGCGTTAGGTAAGTATGCCCTAGATATTGCAGCCAGGCCATCTGAATGTTTCTAAAGCTGCGGTCTGGGTACTTTGTATCTG from Bacillota bacterium encodes the following:
- a CDS encoding restriction endonuclease → MADLLRNRWPECFGIGGRFGPEYALVKMGYGGTREDAGKAVGKTGDGGIDGIIKEDRLGLDIIYIQAKRWDGAVGRPEVQKFAGALQGHRAKKGIFITTSAFSKEAKEYVAQIDSKIVLIDGQTLANLMIEFNVGVSPIASYEIKKIDSDYFVEE
- a CDS encoding HEPN domain-containing protein, coding for MAVEVYMREEAKLWLDDARYDLDSAQDLFRSARYNYAVWLARQSSEKALKAAYLIALRKPIPKSHNLMELARGLGWDIPPAISEHLQFLNPHYTVTRYVDAAVGKPSDLYDEAIASEAIEKSKEVLDWIQDNLKIS
- a CDS encoding nucleotidyltransferase domain-containing protein, encoding MDTRQSQDIVEQIREFLKKIGAEEAILFGSRARGDALETSDVDLIIIDDKFADISFPRRLISISRHWTLPYFLEALPYTHAEFERLSKTRGVIVDALKNGIRIKAA
- a CDS encoding DUF6485 family protein gives rise to the protein MECNINANKQKCSCTYEPCSRKGKCCACLTYHQRSRELPACFFPPEVERTYDRSIRKFIEINSR